From the Panthera leo isolate Ple1 chromosome C1, P.leo_Ple1_pat1.1, whole genome shotgun sequence genome, one window contains:
- the GJA9 gene encoding gap junction alpha-9 protein has translation MGNWNFLGGILEEVHIHSTIIGKIWLTILFIFRMLVLGVAAEDVWNDEQSGFICNTEQPGCRNVCYDQAFPISLIRYWILQVIFVSSPSLVYMGHALYRLKVLEKERQRKKAQLRGALKGVECEMPWDRRRLEQELCQLEQRKLSKAPLRGTLLCTYVIHIFTRSVVEVGFMIGQYLLYGFHLEPLFKCHSHPCPNIIDCFVSRPTEKTIFLLFMQSIATVSLFLNILEIFHLGFKKIKRGLWGRYKLKDEHNEFFVNKSKQNLAKYQSTSANSLKRLSPAPDYYLLMEKQTHTAVCPSLNSPAFQADPDHHNGNDEKCILDGQETVLSNEMCTLSATRSHLQHISSCNNEDSRKIFRKEVGNPLKGKKEIDGKDSKRNHYSRGQGSIPGVAIDPDDHVGQSPQTAFSLPANCAWKRRWLSATWGPSTEGENRTSPPKGNLKGQFREGTNRTLPPSQGDCLDIPDTPDSLGRLSLESDLIRSCNNSTACPPNHLALLTNNLIGRRAPTDLQI, from the coding sequence ATGGGGAACTGGAATTTCCTTGGAGGCATCCTGGAGGAAGTTCACATCCACTCCACCATAATTGGAAAGATCTGGCTCACTATCCTGTTCATATTTCGAATGCTTGTTCTGGGTGTAGCAGCTGAAGATGTCTGGAACGACGAGCAGTCTGGCTTCATCTGTAATACAGAACAACCCGGCTGCAGAAATGTATGCTATGACCAGGCCTTTCCCATCTCCCTCATTAGATACTGGATCTTGCAGGTGATATTTGTGTCTTCACCATCCCTGGTCTATATGGGCCATGCTTTGTACCGACTGAAAGTtctggagaaagagaggcagaggaagaaagctCAGCTGAGAGGGGCACTGAAGGGGGTGGAGTGTGAAATGCCCTGGGACAGGAGGAGACTGGAGCAAGAACTTTGTCAGCTGGAACAAAGGAAACTAAGCAAAGCCCCACTCAGGGGGACCTTGCTTTGCACTTACGTGATACACATTTTCACTCGCTCTGTGGTAGAGGTTGGGTTCATGATTGGACAGTACCTTTTGTATGGATTTCATTTAGAGCCTTTATTTAAATGCCACAGCCACCCATGTCCAAATATAATTGATTGTTTTGTCTCAAGACCAACAGAAAAGACAATATTCCTGTTATTTATGCAGTCTATAGCCACTGTTtcacttttcttaaatattctagaaattttCCACCTaggttttaaaaagattaaaagagggCTTTGGGGACGATATAAACTGAAGGATGAGCACAATGAATTCTTTGTGAACAAGTCAAAACAAAATCTTGCCAAATACCAGAGCACATCTGCAAATTCACTGAAGAGACTCTCTCCTGCACCTGATTATTATTTGTTGAtggaaaagcaaacacacacagcaGTGTGCCCTAGTTTAAATTCACCTGCATTTCAGGCAGATCCTGACCATCACAATGGAAATGATGAGAAATGCATTTTGGATGGGCAAGAAACTGTACTTTCTAATGAGATGTGCACACTTAGCGCAACCCGTAGTCACCTTCAACACATCAGCTCATGTAATAATGAAGACAGTcgcaaaatatttagaaaagaagtGGGTAACccattaaagggaaagaaagaaatcgaTGGCAAAGACAGCAAAAGGAACCACTACTCTAGAGGTCAAGGTTCTATTCCAGGTGTTGCTATAGATCCAGATGACCACGTGGGACAGTCGCCTCAAACAGCTTTCTCTCTGCCAGCTAACTGTGCTTGGAAACGGAGGTGGCTTAGTGCTACATGGGGTCCCTCTACTGAAGGTGAAAATCGGACGTCACCTCCTAAAGGAAACCTCAAGGGCCAGTTCAGAGAGGGCACAAACAGaacccttcctccttcccagggaGACTGTCTGGACATTCCAGACACTCCTGATTCTTTGGGACGGTTGTCCTTAGAATCTGATTTGATCAGAAGCTGCAATAATTCTACTGCTTGCCCTCCAAATCATTTAGCGCTGCTGACAAACAACCTCATCGGTAGGCGGGCTCCCACAGACCTTCAGATCTGA
- the LOC122226731 gene encoding C-Myc-binding protein: MSSAAQSPPATVSGASYAAAAVTMAHYKAADSKREQFRRYLEKSGVLDTLTKVLVALYEEPEKPNSALDFLKHHLGAATPENPEIELLRLELAEMKEKYEAIVEENKKLKTKLAQYEPPQEEKRAE; encoded by the exons ATGAGCAGTGCTGCTCAGAGCCCGCCAGCCACGGTCTCGGGCGCCAGCTACGCCGCTGCCGCTGTCACTATGGCCCATTACAAA GCCGCCGACTCGAAGCGGGAGCAGTTCCGGAGGTACTTGGAGAAGTCGGGGGTGCTGGACACGCTGACCAAGG TATTGGTAGCCTTATATGAAGAACCAGAGAAACCTAATAGTGCTTTGGA TTTTTTAAAGCATCACTTAGGAGCTGCTACcccagaaaatccagaaatagagcTGCTTCGCCTAGAATtggcagaaatgaaagagaaatatgaagctattgtagaagaaaataaaaaactgaaaacaaag CTTGCTCAGTATGAACCACCTCAGGAGGAGAAGCGTGCTGAATAG